A genomic region of Zea mays cultivar B73 chromosome 6, Zm-B73-REFERENCE-NAM-5.0, whole genome shotgun sequence contains the following coding sequences:
- the LOC118472154 gene encoding uncharacterized protein translates to MKTIAYFISCWLDFIGSDLSHRPRGSYQVYALKKPSPWPGKNPSRRRWRRKHATPHSPQRLDRAEPSHGTRDTKPARDDLARLAQGGTSRSTQTIQTRLLRRGAPRTHGVIHRPRNDSSQNRATRASLFVITAPGHGRTELGASYSWEGVATPHGSNRRDSVREE, encoded by the coding sequence ATGAAGACAATTGCATATTTCATCAGTTGCTGGCTAGATTTCatcggcagtgacttaagccaTCGTCCACGGGGCTCATATCAAGTGTATGCGTTAAAGAAACCTTCACCGTGGCCGGGGAAGAACCCTAGCAGACGGCGGTGGCGCCGGAAGCACGCGACGCCTCACAGTCCGCAGCGGCTGGACCGTGCGGAACCGAGCCACGGAACACGAGATACCAAGCCCGCGCGAGACGATCTGGCTCGGCTCGCGCAGGGCGGCACCTCGCGTTCCACGCAAACGATCCAGACCCGGCTGCTGCGCCGAGGGGCGCCACGCACGCACGGCGTGATCCACCGTCCCAGAAACGATTCCTCCCAGAATCGCGCCACTCGAGCCTCTCTCTTTGTAATCACAGCCCCGGGACATGGACGGACCGAGTTGGGAGCTAGCTACTCGTGGGAAGGAGTTGCTACGCCACACGGATCTAATCGACGAGATAGTGTGCGCGAGGAGTAG
- the LOC107275235 gene encoding Protein LOL4-like — MHSHLACSGCKRLVQYRRGAAGVRCPSCDAFTAAANPSGPPEMSELVCGGCFTMLVHSRGAANVRCPHCGRLNSTRSGNQMGHLSCGQCRTTLAYPPGATTVGCPTCRNVNPVRDARAAPQTVLVENPRTLDEKGKLVSNVAVGVASWKR, encoded by the exons ATGCATAGCCACCTGGCCTGCAGCGGCTGCAAGCGTCTCGTCCAGTACCGCCGGGGAGCCGCCGGCGTCCGCTGCCCAAGCTGCGACGCTTTCACGGCCGCCGCCAACCCATCAG GGCCGCCGGAGATGTCTGAGCTGGTGTGCGGCGGCTGCTTCACCATGTTGGTGCACTCCCGCGGCGCCGCCAACGTGCGCTGCCCGCACTGCGGCAGGCTCAACTCCACGAGATCAGGGAACCAGATGGGCCACCTGTCGTGCGGGCAATGCCGGACCACCCTGGCGTACCCGCCGGGCGCCACCACCGTCGGCTGCCCGACATGCCGCAACGTCAATCCGGTCAGG GATGCTCGGGCGGCGCCGCAGACGGTGCTGGTGGAGAATCCCAGGACGCTAGACGAGAAGGGCAAGCTG GTGAGCAATGTCGCCGTCGGCGTCGCCTCGTGGAAAAGATGA